Sequence from the Bacillus thuringiensis genome:
TCCAGAAAAACTTGCGGAACAGATGATTTCAGAAAATCTTTGGTTAAGCAATCGCTGGCATAATCGAGAGGCACTTTTAAAACGAAAAGACTGGCTTATGCTATATGATGTTATTTGTGAAGTACAAAGAAATATATTTGGGGTCTTATTTGGTCTAAACCGAATGTATGTACATCACCCGGCATTTAAATGGATGCTGAATAATGTGGAGCGAATGAGTATTAAGCCTGAAAACTTATATGAGCGTATGGGGAATACATTAATAGGGAAACCGGAGTATAGTGTACAGGAGTTAGAAGTGTTAATCGAAGAGGTGTTACAGTTAGTAGAACAATATGCTCCAGAATTACATATTGCTGAACAACAAAAACGTATTCAATACGCGAAGTAAAAGAGAAGAGATGTAACAATGAGTTACATCTCTTCTTTTTTTATTTGACTAATTTACCTAGTACGGGCAATCGTTGAATCTTATTACCGAGAATATGTGAAGCAAGTCCACTTGTTAATACGAATAAAAGGTAAACAAGTCCTCCTGCAGCGCCACATATAACGACAACGAGAAGTGATTCGATATATGATTGTCCAGGAATTAACCATGTTAAAATTGCTTTTAATGCCATCACAACAGCAGACATTGCTGCTGAGTAAATTGTAATAAGAAATACTGTTTTTGCTGTTTCACCAATTTTGAATTTCGCAAATTTAACGATGCAGTACAACATAATAATATTTGAAACGAGGTATCCAAGGATGGTTCCAAGTACAGCACCGTGTCCGCCGAATAAATGTAAGAGCGGTGTGTTTACTAAAACTTTAACGAGAATCCCAGCTGAGAATGCAATCATCGTTTTTCTTTGATAATCAATTCCTTGTAAAATTGCTGCTGAAACTGTGAAAATAGCACTTAATATTGCAGAAGGTGCAAATGAAATTAAATATTGTGATCCACCAAGTGCGATTTCAGGATTTACATAAACCATACGGAATGCATCGTAAGCGATGCTAGCAAGACCGAATGCAGCTGGGATAGTGAAGAATAACAATACTTGAAATATCTTTGAAATTTGTTCTTGTAACTCTTCTAGTTTCCCGCTCGTATAAGATTTCGTTATAGCCGGAATAATCGTTAAGGAGAATCCAGTTGCAAGTGAAGCTGGAATCATAATTAACTTTTGGGCATAGTTCGTTATATAAGCGAACACTGCATTCGCTGTTTCTAACGGCTCTCCCATAGCTCTAAGGACATCAGCTACAGTATATTGATCTACTAACGTATAGAGCGGAATTGCAATGCCAACAAATACAATTGGGATTGCATATCGAAGTAATTCTATATAAATATTTTTTAATGGTATATTCGATGCTCTTGATTTTAATTCTCCTTCGGGAGGCTTTAATCTATTATATTTTTTCCAGTACATCATTAAAATTGAAACGCTGGCAAGTGCTCCAATAACAGCGCCAAACGTAGCAAATGCAACAGAAGAGGCGACTGAACCTCCTAATAGTTTTGAGACGATAAAACTACCAACTAAAATGAAAACTACGCGTGCAATTTGTTCTACGACTTGAGAAACAGCACTTGGTTTCATATGTTGAAATCCTTGGAAATAACCACGTGTAACACTCATAGCTGGTACAATAATAAGTGCGAAACTTAATGCTCGCATCGTAAGTGTTACATCAGCGATAAATTGCGGATCCGGTGTTTTCGAGCGAATAATAAATTGTGATATGTATGGTGCTCCAATAAATAAAGTTAAAAACCCTAAAAAGCCCATAAACAACATTAATTTTACGCTAGAGTTGTATAATTTTTTGCTTGTACTATAATCACCAAGCGCATTATGCTTTGCAACAAATTTAGAAACGGCAATAGGAATACCGGCTGTTGAGAAGCTTAATAAAATACCGTACCAAGAGTATGCATATCCATATAAAGCGACCCCTTGCGTCCCGACTAATAATTGAAAAGGGAAGAAGTATATAAAACCTAAAATACGTGAAATCATTGTCGCGCCGCTTAATAAAGCAGTACCTTTTAAAACTTTTGAAGTAGACAAAATTCTTTCCTCCTACTCGTGCTGTCTTGCATTCACCGTATACTACTATAAACCTGTTCGAGAAGTTAATACAGTATAAACCATAAATGTTCTAATACTATTCATTTAAAAGTCATATTTCGAATTCTAAAAAGAAAGTAATACATAAAAATTCAAAATATAAGTTGACACTATTTTTAATGTGTGATAAAAATGATAGTAATCAATTCGGAAAATAATATTTGGGCAATGAAAGGGTATAGTAGTGAATATCTCCCTATTTCAGAGAGCTGGTGGTTGGTGTGAATCAGTATATAGATTATTCATGAAGTTCGTCCTGGAGCATCTTTCATAAATCTTACATTGTGAGGAAATGAAAGACGGTAGTTTATACCGTTATCAAATAAAGTGATGAAGATTGTTTCATAGCTAGGGTGGTACCGCGATATTTATCGTCCCTACGTATTTACGTAGGGACGTTTTTTATTTAGGTCTTACTTTGTTGTGGCTTCATAACTAGGGTGGTACCGCGATATTTTATCGTCCCTACGTATTTGCGTAGGGACGTTTTTTATTTAGGTCCTAACTTTGTTGTATCTTCATAACTAGGGTGGTACCGCGATATTTTTGTCGTCCCTACGTATTTGCGTAGGGGCGTTTTTTATTATTAGGGAGGACGTGAGTGTATTAGAAAAGAGTATTGATAGAACAATATAAATACCAGATTGTAAAACAGAAAAAGAGACAGAGAGGAGATTAATAAATGAATTCACAGCAATGGACATCGAAATTAGGTTTCGTATTAGCTGCAGCAGGTTCAGCAATTGGTCTAGGGGCGATTTGGAAGTTCCCTTATATGGCCGGAATTGGAGGGGGCGGCGCATTCTTCCTTATTTTCATCGGTTTCACATTATTAATTGGTTTACCGCTATTATTAGCTGAATTCGTTATCGGAAGAAGTACACAAAAAGAGGCTGTTGATGCGTATAGAGAAATCGCACCAAAAACACTATGGCCATGGTTGGGGAAATTAGGGATTGTAACATGTTTCATATTACTTTCTTTCTACAGTGTTGTAGGAGGCTGGATTATATTATATTTATGGAATGCAATTACAGGTAGACTATGGGAGGGAAATGGAGCATACGAAGCTACATTTGGTGAAATCATTTCCAATCCGTATTTAGCAGTTGGATCACAGCTATTATTCATTCTTATTACTATTTTTATCGTAAGTAAAGGTGTACAAAATGGTGTTGAAAAAGTAAATAAATATTTCATGCCAGCACTATTCGTTTTATTCTTTGTATTAATCGTTCGTGCACTTACATTAGACGGTGCTGGAGAAGGAGTTCGTTTCTTCTTACAACCTGATTTCTCACATGTAACATCAGAAATTATTTTATATGCAATGGGACAATCATTCTTCTCGCTATCTGTCGGTGTAGCCGTTATGGTAACGTATAGCTCATACTTACCGAAAGAGGAAAGTTTACCGCGTTCAGCATTTTCTATTGTAGCTTTAACATTAGTAATTACATTACTTGCAGGGCTAGCAATTTTCCCAGTTGTATTCGCATTTGGGATGGAACCATCTCAAGGACCGGGGCTATTATTTATCGTATTGCCAGCTATTTTCAGTAAAATGGCATTCGGAAAATTATTCTTCATCGTTTTCTTATTACTCTTCTTCTTTGCGACTATTACATCAGCGATTTCGATGTTAGAAATTAGCGTTGCATCTTTAACTGCAAAAGGTAAAGGGAAACGTGAAAAAATGGCTTTAATCGTAGGGTTATTAATCTTCGTTGTTGGAGTGCCATCAGCATTATCATTTGGTATATTAAGTGATCTGAAGATTTTCGGAAAGACAGTCTTTGATTTAGCGGATTATGCAGTTAGTAACGTACTAATGCCACTTGGTGTTTTATTAGTTTCCATCTTTGTTCCTTTAAAAATGAAGAAAGATGTATTAATGAAAGAGCTTGGTGTAAGTAAAAATAAAGGCTATAAACTGTTCGTGTTATGGTTATTCTTACTTCGCTTTATCGCACCAATTGCAATTATTATCGTATTCTTAAATGTACTTGGCATTATTTAAAAATAAAAAGGTAGCGTATCGTTTTATGATACGCTACCTTTTTATTTTGCTCTTTTTTGTAGTTCGTTTACTGTTACGAACTGATAGCCCTTCTTAGATAAAGAGTCTAAAATACCTTCAATGGTTTGTAAACTTTCATTAGACTCATCATACATAGAGTGCAGTAAAATGATAGAACCTGGTTTTACATTTTTATTAATATATTCAATTTTATCAGCAGCAGATTTATAAAAAGTATCAGGTTCAAGGTCCCATGTGATTGTTTCGATATTGTTTTTATTTAAATAATAGGGCAGACCAATTAGCTTTTTCCCGTTAGGTGGTCTAAAATCAATTGCGCCTGTAAATCCTGTTTGGCGGATTAATGCATTCGTTTTTTCTATTTCTTCTTTAATAAAAGAAGGTGTTTTAAAAACCATTCTGTTATGAGAATATGTATGGTTTCCAATTTGGTGTCCAGATTGTACGATAGCTTCTCCTAACGGTAGGTTTTTCTCTAATTCATTTCCGATTAAAAAGAAAGTAGCTTTTGCATTGTATGTATCTAGTAGCGGTAATATTTGTTTTACATTGTTCGTAGGACCATCATCAAAAGTTAAAGCAATCACCTTTTCATTTGTTTCTACGCGATTTGTTAAATCTCCAAATAATTGAAAGCCTCTTGCATTCATCAATTTGTATGTTCCGAATAATGCTACAGTAATAATGAATAATGTAACGATTGTAATGATTATTTTCTTTTTCATAACGCAACCTCACTATATTTTTGGATTGGACTAAAAAGTATTATATCAAACTAAGTAATTGCATGCTTTAAAAAGGATGTGGATGCAAGGGGAAGGAATTTATCATATAATAAAATACAAAAGGTATATTAGGAGGTGTTTATATGGCGATTATAATTCAATTGCCAGACACTGCAACGTCTCATGCAAAGCCAAGTATGGAAATGGCGATACTTTGCGTGAGGTAGACAAGTAATATACAATTTATCGCCAAAATGAGCTCGTATCATTTTTTATATTTGGCTTTGCACCTTATTGAAATGAACCATAAAAAATAAGGGGCGAGCAGAAATGAAATACGTTAAAGCAGCGACGGTTTTACCAGAGAGTTTAATTGCTGAAATTCAAAAGTATATACAAGGTGAAACAATTTACATTCCAAAACAAGAAACAAAGCATTATAAATGGGGTGCACGATCTGGAGGAAGAAAACAATTAGATGAAAGAAATAAAGCGATTAAAGAAGCGTTTAAAAGTGGGATTTCTGTTCATCAACTTGCAGAGGAGTATTTTCTGTCCGGAGAAACGATTAAAAAGATAGTGTATTCTAAATGAAGATAAAAGAGTCTAGTTCAAATATTATTTTGAACTAGACTCTTTTTGCTTTGTATGTATCGGATATATTGTGAATGAATGGACAAGATAATAGCAAAAATGTGCCGTTTTTTTACTAAATAAAATACATAGTATTTGAGTGAAAAGCAGAAAGGTGAATAGATATGAATCATATTGGACAAATAACGATAGAGCTTTTAATTGGTTTCTTTGTTCTATTGATTGCTACTAAAATATTAGGGAAGACACAAATATCTCAGTTAACGCCCTTTGATTTTATTTCTGCCATTGTTCTCGGAGAATTAGTCGGAAATACTATATATGATCCGGAAATAAAAGTATGGTCTATTTTATATGCAGTACTTGTATGGGTAGTGTTAATCTATTCAATAGAAGTGATAACACAAAGATTTAGAGGGACGAGAAGTTTTTTTGAAGGCTCCCCTTCAATCATTATCCGTAATGGATATATTGATCGGGAACAATTAAGTTCAAATCATTTGGATATTAATCAACTACAACAAATGCTTAGGCAACAAAAAGACATATTTTCAATCAGAGAAGTTGAATATATGATTTTGGAACCTAATGGGAACATAAGCGTTCTAAAGAAAAGTAAATACGAATCACCCACTATAAATGATTTAAGTTTAAAACATAAGCCTGTATACTTACCGATTTCATTAATTAGTGATGGGAAAGTAGTGAAAGATAATTTGAGAGAAGCTGGCTTTGATGAAGGGTGGCTTTATAAACAAATAAAGCAAAAAGGGATTACTAAATTTGAAGACGTGTTATATGCAGAATGGAAAACAGACGATGGTTTCTTTTGTCAGGAAATGAAGCGCTAGAACATAATCGAAGTATGTAATATTCGTTTCTAAGTTATCTTTTACATATCAAAAAGCTGAATCTTTGTATACAATAAAACTAGATCAACAATTTGTATGGAGTGATAAAGATGGAAGCTTTTATTAGAAGTGATCAATATAATTTTATAAAATCACAAGCTTATATTTTAGCAAATGGGCACGCAACGGCAAATGATAGAGGTGTAATTCAAGCGTTAAAATCGCTTGCGATTGAAAAGATAATACATGTATTTGAGAATTTAACGGATGAGCAGAAAGAGTTAATTGATACAGTATTAACAGTTCAAAATAGAGAAGATGCAGAATCGTTTTTAATGAAAATAAATCCGTATGTCATTCCGTTTCAGGAAGTTACAGCGCAAACATTAAAAAAACTATTTCCTAAAGCGAAAAAGTTAAAACTGCCTGATATGGAAGAAATAGATATGAAAGAATTATCTTATTTAAGCTGGATTGATAAAGGGTCAAGCAGGAAATTTATTATAGCAAAAAATGATAAAAATAAGTTTGTTGGTCTGCAAGGAACGTTTCAAAGTTTAAATAAAAAGAGCATTTGTTCATTATGTCATGGACATGAAGAAGTTGGGATGTTTTTAGTTGAAATTAAAGGTGATGTACCGGGAACTTTTGTGAAAAAGGGAAACTACATTTGCAAAGATGGTGTAGCTTGTAATCAGAATATGAAATCACTTGATAAATTGAACGATTTTATTGAACGATTGAAGAAGTAAAGAAAAAACCTCTAGTATTTTGAAGTGAACCCGAATAGTGGTACATGAAAAAAACACCTCCTGAATTCGCATACTAAGTGAAGTGACCCAATGAAATAAGACAAGGAAAAAACACCTCTTATACCGTATTTAATTTAAATACGAATATACGGAGGTGTTTCTTTTATGGGAACGAGAAAATCTTATTCAGAAGAAATTAAATGGAAAGCAATCGAGCTGAAAAAACAAGGATACACAAATAAAGAAATTATGGAACAATTAGGGATTAAAAATAAAGCACAGATTAAAACTTGGATGAAGTGGCATCGTGAAGGTGAAACGTATCGTTTTAGTCGCCCTGTAGGAAAACAAAGTACGCTATAAAAGGCTAGTGAAGAAGGTATAACTGAAATCGAGAAGCTTCAGATAGAGAATCAGAAATTAAAAATGCAACTAGATATTTTAAAAAAGTACCAAGAAATCGAGAGGAGTTGGTTAAAGAAGTAGTTGTAGAAGTAGTGGAGTTAATGAAAGATGAGTACTCCATTAAAGAGATATGTATATTAATTGGTATACCTCGTTCTACTTATTATCGATGGAAAAATAAAGTGAAAGATGTAAAGGAAGCAAAATTAGAACAGGCTATTTTGACAATTTGTATGACAAATCACTTTCGATATGGACATCGAAAAGTTACTGCTTTATTGAAACGAAAATATAATTATCACCTAAATCGAAAAACTGTACAAAAAATAATGCAAAAGAAAAATTTACAATGTAGGGTTAAAAGAAAGAGAAGAACCTGGATCAATGGAGAAAGTAGAATTGTTGTAGAGAATCTCTTAAATAGAAACTTTCAAGCTAACAAGCCAAATGAAAAATGGGTTACAGACATTACATATTTGCCATTTGGTACAGAGGTGTTGTATTTATCAAGTATTATGGATTTATA
This genomic interval carries:
- a CDS encoding putative polysaccharide biosynthesis protein; translation: MSTSKVLKGTALLSGATMISRILGFIYFFPFQLLVGTQGVALYGYAYSWYGILLSFSTAGIPIAVSKFVAKHNALGDYSTSKKLYNSSVKLMLFMGFLGFLTLFIGAPYISQFIIRSKTPDPQFIADVTLTMRALSFALIIVPAMSVTRGYFQGFQHMKPSAVSQVVEQIARVVFILVGSFIVSKLLGGSVASSVAFATFGAVIGALASVSILMMYWKKYNRLKPPEGELKSRASNIPLKNIYIELLRYAIPIVFVGIAIPLYTLVDQYTVADVLRAMGEPLETANAVFAYITNYAQKLIMIPASLATGFSLTIIPAITKSYTSGKLEELQEQISKIFQVLLFFTIPAAFGLASIAYDAFRMVYVNPEIALGGSQYLISFAPSAILSAIFTVSAAILQGIDYQRKTMIAFSAGILVKVLVNTPLLHLFGGHGAVLGTILGYLVSNIIMLYCIVKFAKFKIGETAKTVFLITIYSAAMSAVVMALKAILTWLIPGQSYIESLLVVVICGAAGGLVYLLFVLTSGLASHILGNKIQRLPVLGKLVK
- a CDS encoding sodium-dependent transporter, which codes for MNSQQWTSKLGFVLAAAGSAIGLGAIWKFPYMAGIGGGGAFFLIFIGFTLLIGLPLLLAEFVIGRSTQKEAVDAYREIAPKTLWPWLGKLGIVTCFILLSFYSVVGGWIILYLWNAITGRLWEGNGAYEATFGEIISNPYLAVGSQLLFILITIFIVSKGVQNGVEKVNKYFMPALFVLFFVLIVRALTLDGAGEGVRFFLQPDFSHVTSEIILYAMGQSFFSLSVGVAVMVTYSSYLPKEESLPRSAFSIVALTLVITLLAGLAIFPVVFAFGMEPSQGPGLLFIVLPAIFSKMAFGKLFFIVFLLLFFFATITSAISMLEISVASLTAKGKGKREKMALIVGLLIFVVGVPSALSFGILSDLKIFGKTVFDLADYAVSNVLMPLGVLLVSIFVPLKMKKDVLMKELGVSKNKGYKLFVLWLFLLRFIAPIAIIIVFLNVLGII
- a CDS encoding polysaccharide deacetylase family protein: MKKKIIITIVTLFIITVALFGTYKLMNARGFQLFGDLTNRVETNEKVIALTFDDGPTNNVKQILPLLDTYNAKATFFLIGNELEKNLPLGEAIVQSGHQIGNHTYSHNRMVFKTPSFIKEEIEKTNALIRQTGFTGAIDFRPPNGKKLIGLPYYLNKNNIETITWDLEPDTFYKSAADKIEYINKNVKPGSIILLHSMYDESNESLQTIEGILDSLSKKGYQFVTVNELQKRAK
- a CDS encoding CD3324 family protein, yielding MKYVKAATVLPESLIAEIQKYIQGETIYIPKQETKHYKWGARSGGRKQLDERNKAIKEAFKSGISVHQLAEEYFLSGETIKKIVYSK
- a CDS encoding DUF421 domain-containing protein, with translation MNHIGQITIELLIGFFVLLIATKILGKTQISQLTPFDFISAIVLGELVGNTIYDPEIKVWSILYAVLVWVVLIYSIEVITQRFRGTRSFFEGSPSIIIRNGYIDREQLSSNHLDINQLQQMLRQQKDIFSIREVEYMILEPNGNISVLKKSKYESPTINDLSLKHKPVYLPISLISDGKVVKDNLREAGFDEGWLYKQIKQKGITKFEDVLYAEWKTDDGFFCQEMKR
- a CDS encoding FusB/FusC family EF-G-binding protein; translated protein: MEAFIRSDQYNFIKSQAYILANGHATANDRGVIQALKSLAIEKIIHVFENLTDEQKELIDTVLTVQNREDAESFLMKINPYVIPFQEVTAQTLKKLFPKAKKLKLPDMEEIDMKELSYLSWIDKGSSRKFIIAKNDKNKFVGLQGTFQSLNKKSICSLCHGHEEVGMFLVEIKGDVPGTFVKKGNYICKDGVACNQNMKSLDKLNDFIERLKK